In Coregonus clupeaformis isolate EN_2021a chromosome 15, ASM2061545v1, whole genome shotgun sequence, one genomic interval encodes:
- the LOC121582709 gene encoding RNA exonuclease 4: MMCKVKPEKTDSAAFKMPKSCQSQTKKKPVKKTFFRHTKKKEPVSKDQGKTKALLPPKDAQQFSANWKMLLEVFKSNPPLVKKQPFQQNSKKEVHKKPTKDISEEEDVATHKKLAKDLSKTVNDAKPTQMNSGKAGKDSAVPSKSQVNSGKAGKDSAVPSKSQVNSGKAGKDSAVPSKSQVNGKSSRPSGTEQPKAKKRKQSSVQTDRNVQLNKKKKVEEVEEKKPTKSDMWFDDVDPDDIEATVGTEAADIMRKIQGTQKTDAQTTEKALVKDRGFEGLTKAVAMDCEMVGVGPDGEDSIVARVSLVNQFGKCIYDKYVKPTEKVTDYRTAVSGIRPDDIKNGENVKTVQKEVAEILQGRTLVGHAIHNDLKILLLDHPKKRIRDTQKYKPFKKIVKSGRPSLKLLCREILSVKVQQGEHSSVQDAQATMRLYTMAKKHWEAEIKASHNNPELTKKTKEPRKPKSPKHKLT, from the exons ATGATGTGTAAAGTCAAGCCAGAGAAAACGGACTCTGCTGCCTTTAAAATGCCCAAATCCTGTCAGAGCCAAACGAAAAAGAAACCTGTAAAGAAAACGTTTTTTCGACACACCAAGAAGAAAGAGCCCGTTTCAAAAGATCAAGGTAAAACCAAGGCCTTGCTTCCCCCGAAAGATGCCCAACAGTTTTCAGCCAACTGGAAAATGTTACTAGAG GTGTTCAAATCCAATCCCCCACTGGTGAAAAAGCAACCATTTCAGCAGAACTCAAAGAAGGAAGTCCATAAGAAACCCACTAAAGACATTtcagaggaggaggatgtggcCACGCATAAGAAGCTTGCTAAAGACTTATCAAAGACAGTGAATGATGCCAAGCCCACACAGATGAATAGTGGGAAAGCAGGGAAGGACAGTGCTGTTCCTAGTAAATCCCAGGTGAACAGTGGGAAAGCAGGGAAGGACAGTGCTGTTCCTAGTAAATCACAGGTGAACAGTGGGAAAGCAGGGAAGGACAGTGCTGTTCCTAGTAAATCTCAGGTGAATGGGAAAAGTTCACGACCATCGGGGACAGAACAGCCCAAAGCCAAGAAGAGGAAACAGAGCAGTGTCCAGACAGACCGCAATGTACAGTTGAACAAGAAGAAGAAAGTAGAAGAAGTGGAGGAAAAGAAACCCACTAA ATCGGACATGTGGTTTGATGATGTGGACCCTGACGACATTGAGGCCACAGTGGGAACAGAGGCAGCCGATATCATGAGGAAGATCCAAGGCACTCAGAAGACCGACGCCCAGACAACAGAGAAAGCGCTGGTCAAGGACAGGGGATTTGAGGG CCTGACCAAGGCGGTGGCTATGGACTGTGAGATGGTGGGTGTGGGGCCAGATGGCGAGGACAGCATCGTAGCCCGGGTCTCGCTTGTTAACCAGTTTGGAAAGTGCATCTACGACAAATACGTCAAGCCCACAGAGAAGGTGACGGACTACAGGACAGCTGTCAGTGGCATCCGGCCAGATGACATCAAAAACG GTGAGAATGTGAAGACTGTACAGAAAGAGGTGGCTGAGATCCTCCAGGGGAGAACGCTAGTGGGACACGCCATTCACAATGACCTCAAG ATTTTGCTTTTGGATCACCCAAAAAAGAGAATCAGAGACACCCAGAAGTATAAACCTTTCAAGAAAATTGTGAAG AGTGGTCGGCCCTCTCTGAAACTCCTGTGTAGAGAAATACTCAGTGTCAAAGTACAACAGGGAGAACATTCATCT GTCCAAGACGCCCAGGCAACCATGAGATTGTACACAATGGCGAAGAAACATTGGGAGGCAGAGATCAAGGCTAGTCATAACAACCCAGAGTTAACCAAGAAGACCAAAGAACCAAGGAAGCCCAAATCACCCAAACACAAATTAACCTGA
- the LOC121582710 gene encoding calcium channel flower homolog yields MNTDEAAAPKPVTDDDGMTWWYRWLCKIAGVLGGVSCAISGVWMCVTVNPLNIAAGVWMVLNAFVLFLCEVPFCCQFIEFANAVAAKADKFKPWQKAFFYCGMALFPIFLSFSITTLFGNAIAFATGVLYGLASLGKKGDAVSYARLNHQKPGNEEKLTGTTDGSI; encoded by the exons ATGAACACCGACGAGGCGGCAGCTCCGAAACCTGTCACCGATGATGATGGCATGACATGGTGGTACCGATGGCTCTGCAAAATCGCTGGGGTCCTGGGCGGAGTAT CATGTGCCATCTCAGGAGTGTGGATGTGTGTCACTGTCAACCCTTTAAACATCGCTGCTGGAGTATGGATGGT GTTGAATGCCTTTGTGCTGTTCCTGTGTGAAGTCCCATTCTGCTGCCAGTTCATTGAGTTTGCGAACGCAGTGGCGGCTAAAGCTGACAAATTCAAGCCATGGCAGAAAGCCTTCTTCTACTGCGG GATGGCACTATTTCCCATATTCCTGAGCTTCTCCATCACCACGTTGTTTGGGAATGCCATTGCCTTCGCTACAGGAGTCCTCTATGGTCTCGCCTCCCTGGGCAAAAA GGGCGATGCGGTGAGTTATGCCAGGCTGAATCACCAGAAACCGGGGAACGAGGAGAAGCTGACCGGGACGACTGACGGGTCAATATAG
- the LOC121583386 gene encoding pentatricopeptide repeat-containing protein 2, mitochondrial translates to MALGRIGGCIRILLHDVPAKGLLRGRIQSDCMVCRVGAKRHLLSEDVVKLQEFQQRKLAVAHQVSGSKSHYLEVFNRKLKKNELILKDELKLLLHLCQSAEDMVTARGAIYRYHEENSNVSFGEFKFGPLFMRLCYELGLEEMAAATLTDKDMRGFFSDSTSFNIAIDMLFMKGLYESSLDVLRDMKNQGVPFNKDTFTLATGTCYKLNTPESYRICTALIEEGQTKGHIMPRHAYFFTVALALRQNDVEKAQSMFGQIMSTDSRICQNLKVLILAMSGAVKESLSVLTLALGSSSPAFIKKPEFAQEVVDLVRLRSEDSPLMASVEQAVSRLQQAGQVTQRNLDEMLCHTPTGKRRMPMGIMEERRISRRTLRPLQSTLLSE, encoded by the exons ATGGCGCTTGGCAGGATCGGCGGCTGCATCCGAATACTGCTTCATGATGTTCCCGCAAAAGGATTACTTCGTGGCCGCATACAATCGGACTGTATGGTATGCAGAGTAGGAG CAAAAAGGCATCTATTGTCAGAGGATGTTGTCAAACTACAAGAATTTCAGCAGCGGAAACTGGCAGTGGCTCATCAAGTGTCCGGATCAAAAA GTCATTATTTGGAGGTATTCAATCGGAAGCTAAAGAAGAACGAGCTCATATTGAAGGATGAGCTGAAGCTGCTTCTACACTTATGCCAATCTGCAGAGGACATGGTCACAGCCAGAGGCGCCATCTATAG GTACCACGAAGAGAACAGTAACGTATCATTTGGAGAGTTTAAGTTTGGTCCTCTGTTCATGAGGCTGTGCTATGAGCTGGGgctggaggagatggctgctgCCACACTGACAGACAAG GACATGAGAGGATTCTTCTCGGACTCAACCTCCTTCAATATTGCCATAGACATGTTGTTTATGAAAGGATTATATGAGA GTTCTCTGGATGTACTTAGAGACATGAAGAACCAAGGTGTGCCATTCAACAAGGACACGTTCACATTAGCAACTGGTACCTGCTATAAACTG AACACCCCGGAGTCCTATAGAATCTGTACTGCCCTGATAGAGGAGggacagaccaaaggacacattatGCCCAGACATGCCTACTTCTTCACTGTGGCTCTAGCACTTAGACAG AATGATGTTGAAAAGGCACAATCCATGTTCGGTCAGATTATGAGTACTGACAGCAGAATATGTCAAAATCTCAAA GTGCTGATACTGGCTATGTCAGGAGCTGTGAAAGAATCACTCTCTGTCCTGACCTTAGCTTTGGGATCCAGCAGCCCTGCATTTATAAAGAAGCCTGAATTCGCACAGGAAGTG GTGGACCTGGTGCGTCTGCGGAGCGAGGACAGTCCTCTGATGGCGAGCGTGGAGCAGGCAGTGTCCCGCCTCCAGCAGGCGGGTCAGGTGACCCAACGGAACCTGGACGAGATGTTGTGTCACACCCCCACGGGGAAGAGGAGGATGCCCATGGGGATAATGGAGGAGAGACGGATCAGCCGGAGGACTCTGAGGCCTCTGCAGTCCACTCTGTTGTCAGAGTGA